In Fervidobacterium sp., a single window of DNA contains:
- the ftsY gene encoding signal recognition particle-docking protein FtsY has translation MGFFEKLKEGLRKSRDAFFNKIGEILKFKKFDSQTKEEIEELLISADVGVEATEYIISKLEKLKPDDALSALKEILIEILTNNNSLNSSSDKPFVINIVGVNGSGKTTTCGKLAHMFKSEGKQVVIGACDTFRAAAIDQLKVWADRSGATFIAHTEGADAAAVAYDSVSHAISKSKDIVLLDTAGRLHNKKHLMDELQKINRVVQKLIPSAPHEVLLVLDAVTGQNGLQQAKIFKEVVNVTGIVLTKLDGTAKGGITIAIAKELGIPIKFIGVGEGIEDLKPFNPKDFVEALLLTDER, from the coding sequence ATGGGTTTTTTCGAAAAGCTAAAAGAAGGACTTAGAAAAAGTAGAGATGCATTCTTTAATAAAATAGGGGAAATACTGAAATTTAAAAAGTTTGATTCTCAAACAAAAGAGGAAATAGAAGAACTGTTGATATCAGCCGATGTGGGCGTTGAAGCAACTGAGTATATTATCTCAAAACTTGAAAAGTTGAAGCCAGATGATGCACTTTCAGCGCTTAAAGAGATACTTATAGAAATACTAACTAATAACAACTCATTGAATTCGTCAAGTGATAAGCCTTTTGTAATAAATATAGTTGGTGTTAATGGCTCTGGAAAAACCACGACGTGTGGTAAGCTTGCTCATATGTTCAAAAGCGAAGGAAAGCAAGTCGTTATCGGAGCATGTGATACCTTTAGAGCAGCAGCAATAGATCAACTCAAAGTCTGGGCTGATAGATCGGGCGCAACGTTTATAGCTCACACAGAAGGTGCAGACGCTGCTGCTGTTGCGTATGATAGTGTGAGTCATGCCATTTCAAAATCAAAAGATATTGTGTTGCTCGATACGGCTGGAAGGTTACACAACAAAAAACATCTAATGGACGAATTGCAAAAAATAAATCGTGTTGTGCAAAAGTTAATACCCAGTGCTCCGCATGAAGTTCTTTTGGTATTGGATGCAGTGACAGGGCAAAACGGTTTACAGCAAGCAAAGATATTTAAAGAGGTAGTTAACGTCACTGGAATTGTCTTGACAAAACTTGACGGGACAGCGAAAGGTGGTATAACTATAGCGATTGCGAAAGAACTTGGTATACCTATAAAATTCATAGGTGTGGGGGAAGGGATCGAAGACTTAAAGCCATTTAATCCAAAAGATTTTGTAGAAGCTTTACTATTAACGGATGAAAGGTGA
- a CDS encoding DUF2225 domain-containing protein, with protein MPEMWDKKYKCPLCGGTVMSKKVFTDKIRIKSYDPDLKPNYEGINVLLYSIVVCENCYYAALEGDFESQISPVYLDEIKNVQNQVRIPSDLSFSKERDHKVAILSYAIASLFYKAKRLPCKVAEMFLRIAWLYREIEDNENELKALAKALVNFEECYSTSHIDEEKEPMIVFYLGEISYKLGKIQDARKWFSLLVTKYRTSKSFYVKAGKDRWQEIKEE; from the coding sequence ATGCCAGAAATGTGGGATAAGAAGTACAAATGTCCTCTCTGTGGTGGTACAGTCATGAGTAAGAAAGTCTTTACTGACAAGATAAGGATAAAAAGCTATGATCCTGACCTGAAACCAAACTACGAAGGTATTAATGTGCTTTTGTATTCTATTGTTGTGTGTGAAAATTGCTATTATGCGGCTTTAGAAGGTGATTTTGAATCTCAAATTTCCCCAGTTTATCTTGACGAAATCAAAAATGTGCAGAACCAAGTTAGAATTCCAAGCGATTTATCTTTCTCAAAAGAACGAGATCACAAGGTAGCTATATTGTCGTACGCGATTGCATCCTTGTTTTACAAGGCAAAAAGATTACCATGTAAAGTAGCGGAAATGTTTTTAAGAATTGCTTGGCTTTACAGAGAAATTGAAGATAATGAGAACGAACTTAAAGCTCTTGCCAAAGCCCTTGTGAATTTTGAAGAGTGTTATAGCACATCTCACATTGATGAAGAAAAAGAACCAATGATAGTATTTTATCTTGGTGAGATATCATACAAGCTTGGTAAAATTCAAGATGCAAGAAAATGGTTTTCTTTGCTGGTTACGAAGTATCGAACTTCAAAATCATTCTATGTCAAGGCAGGGAAGGATAGATGGCAGGAGATAAAGGAAGAATAA
- a CDS encoding Rrf2 family transcriptional regulator, which translates to MAITMKSEYAIKIMILISTESKRVNARELIQKCHEKLPLEFIEKILAELARKGILRAYRGRGGGYEIGKSPELITVYDIVSAVDNPTDAIKCFVDVNDKNGSPESCTVNKIWEFVLEKMRDALKSITLKDLVDDYIARCKS; encoded by the coding sequence ATGGCAATTACAATGAAGAGTGAGTATGCAATAAAAATAATGATACTAATAAGTACCGAAAGTAAGCGTGTAAACGCTCGTGAACTTATTCAAAAATGTCATGAAAAACTACCTCTTGAGTTTATAGAGAAAATACTTGCAGAATTGGCAAGAAAAGGTATACTAAGAGCCTATAGAGGCAGAGGTGGAGGCTATGAAATTGGTAAAAGCCCTGAACTAATAACAGTTTATGATATTGTTTCCGCTGTCGACAATCCAACTGATGCTATAAAATGTTTTGTCGATGTAAATGATAAAAATGGTTCGCCTGAAAGTTGTACTGTTAATAAAATTTGGGAATTTGTGCTTGAAAAGATGAGAGATGCATTAAAATCAATAACTCTGAAGGATCTAGTGGACGATTATATTGCGAGGTGCAAAAGTTGA
- the mnmA gene encoding tRNA 2-thiouridine(34) synthase MnmA, which translates to MSKKVGILLSGGVDSAVALYLLLEQGYDVIAYHMKTVSDELYITKQIKHKVCCSPSDTHDARMIAKKFNVPFKIIHVEEIFKEKIINYFINENLLGRTPNPCFFCNDIIKFGVVFEQAISDGLDFIASGHYARIIDGKLYRAVDKDKDQSYFLASIRKEKLNKILLPNGEYSKDEVRKIAQRVGIHVAQKTDSQDLCFLPDNDFKSFFQEQGIIIQKGNIITSEGRIIGQHSGLPFYTIGQRKFGIATGQKYYVKTKNIDGNYIVVAPLEELYQREMIVGNVNFLDDLPEQFQATVKIRKKFNEISCFVKKLDGKLKVSFEEHVFAVTPGQIAVFYNQDQVLCAGVIEK; encoded by the coding sequence TTGAGTAAAAAGGTTGGAATATTGCTGAGCGGAGGAGTGGATAGCGCAGTTGCACTTTATCTACTTTTAGAACAAGGTTACGATGTAATAGCTTATCATATGAAAACTGTTTCAGACGAGCTTTATATAACTAAACAAATTAAACATAAAGTTTGTTGCAGTCCATCAGATACCCACGATGCTCGAATGATTGCGAAAAAATTTAACGTACCATTCAAGATAATCCATGTAGAAGAAATTTTTAAAGAAAAGATAATAAACTATTTTATCAATGAAAACCTCTTAGGACGGACTCCCAATCCGTGTTTTTTTTGCAATGACATTATAAAATTTGGAGTAGTTTTTGAACAAGCAATTTCTGACGGATTAGATTTCATTGCGTCTGGACATTATGCCAGAATTATCGATGGGAAATTATACAGAGCTGTTGATAAAGATAAAGACCAATCTTATTTTTTAGCCTCTATAAGAAAAGAGAAGTTAAACAAGATATTACTTCCAAATGGTGAGTACTCAAAGGATGAGGTAAGAAAAATTGCACAGCGAGTTGGTATACATGTGGCTCAAAAGACCGATTCACAAGACCTGTGCTTTTTGCCAGATAATGACTTTAAAAGCTTTTTCCAGGAACAGGGAATAATAATACAAAAAGGCAACATAATAACCAGCGAAGGCAGAATAATTGGACAACATAGTGGACTTCCATTTTATACAATAGGGCAGAGAAAATTCGGGATAGCAACAGGTCAAAAATATTACGTTAAAACTAAAAATATTGATGGAAACTACATTGTTGTTGCTCCGTTGGAAGAGTTATACCAAAGGGAAATGATAGTTGGTAATGTTAACTTTCTGGATGATTTACCAGAGCAATTTCAAGCTACTGTAAAAATAAGGAAAAAGTTCAACGAAATAAGTTGTTTTGTGAAGAAGTTGGATGGAAAATTAAAAGTTTCATTTGAAGAACATGTCTTTGCAGTTACTCCAGGTCAGATAGCTGTATTTTACAACCAAGACCAGGTTTTATGTGCTGGTGTTATTGAAAAGTGA
- the hpt gene encoding hypoxanthine phosphoribosyltransferase, with translation MVEIMISSDELKKRIKELGQEITKYYKDKTDILHAVCVLKGSIHFFSELVQDIDMNVEYSFIQVSSYSGVSSTGRIRVKSWIDEPIEGRYVIVVEDILDTGLTLSYILEYLRRYRPADLKVVTLLRKLGRESKVAPDFVGFDIEDKFVVGYGLDWNEKYRNLPYIGWVKGDSV, from the coding sequence TTGGTTGAAATAATGATCTCAAGTGATGAATTAAAAAAAAGAATAAAAGAATTAGGACAAGAAATAACAAAATATTATAAGGATAAGACTGATATACTTCATGCAGTTTGTGTATTGAAAGGTTCAATACATTTCTTTAGTGAGCTCGTTCAAGATATAGATATGAACGTTGAGTATTCGTTCATTCAAGTATCAAGTTATTCTGGAGTTTCGTCAACAGGAAGGATCCGGGTTAAGAGTTGGATAGATGAACCTATTGAGGGAAGGTATGTAATAGTTGTTGAGGATATTTTAGACACTGGACTTACACTATCTTATATATTAGAGTACCTTAGAAGGTACAGGCCGGCTGATCTGAAAGTGGTTACATTGTTAAGAAAACTTGGAAGGGAATCTAAAGTTGCACCTGACTTTGTTGGGTTTGATATAGAAGATAAATTTGTAGTTGGATATGGACTAGATTGGAATGAGAAATACAGAAATTTACCTTACATTGGTTGGGTTAAGGGAGATTCAGTATGA
- a CDS encoding LCP family protein: MKNFLYIAIIVFGMAVALFVSTIWVEMFLRFLFVPTEDPVNILILGLDKDIGNTRRTDVILVTSVDLTNKKILISSIPRDLIVDGRKINSYYQNEGIENFKKRIELLTGMKINRYVIVDYDIFQYLGDELGPIDVFVDRPMHYKDVAQNLEINFSPGYYRMNGKQLLAYLRFRKTAEGDIGRLDKQRVIIEKLAQKAMSKNILSLTALYRDIRKRTELNVEVGEIVYIASKLRSGFKIESIMFPFYIGQDGNLYIDEAKLQSYMQSLATGEKKVEEKYRCYVINNTSKRNLDTGKVIEEMFKNAGFQPNKIFYDGVNVDFKKNTVLILRKNETLKAYVENIVDKTFPGSNFDVAFAEDRLDYITKYLSVIGELTKTGRQVVFPIDFIIILVDISNFGASSSKTSDTTSAHKNQ, from the coding sequence ATGAAAAACTTCCTTTACATAGCCATTATCGTATTTGGAATGGCTGTTGCTTTGTTTGTTTCAACAATATGGGTTGAGATGTTTTTGCGATTTCTTTTTGTTCCAACAGAAGATCCTGTAAACATATTAATCCTTGGTCTTGACAAAGACATAGGGAATACTCGACGTACCGATGTAATACTGGTTACAAGCGTTGATCTAACAAACAAAAAGATCTTAATATCAAGTATTCCGAGGGATTTGATAGTTGATGGTAGAAAAATAAATTCTTATTATCAAAACGAAGGGATTGAAAACTTTAAGAAGCGCATAGAGCTACTTACAGGTATGAAAATTAACAGGTACGTCATCGTTGACTATGATATATTCCAGTACCTCGGAGATGAATTAGGTCCTATAGATGTTTTCGTAGATAGACCAATGCATTACAAAGATGTAGCTCAAAATTTAGAGATTAACTTCTCTCCTGGATATTATAGAATGAATGGAAAACAATTATTAGCTTACTTAAGATTTCGAAAAACAGCGGAAGGAGATATAGGTAGACTTGACAAACAAAGGGTAATTATTGAAAAGCTTGCTCAAAAAGCCATGAGTAAAAACATACTTTCTTTGACAGCTCTTTATAGAGATATAAGAAAACGCACAGAATTAAACGTAGAAGTCGGTGAAATTGTTTACATAGCTTCAAAACTGAGAAGTGGATTTAAGATTGAAAGTATAATGTTCCCATTTTATATAGGACAAGATGGCAATCTGTATATTGATGAAGCAAAACTTCAAAGTTATATGCAATCACTTGCAACCGGTGAAAAAAAAGTGGAAGAAAAGTATAGATGCTATGTTATTAACAATACATCTAAACGTAATTTAGACACCGGAAAAGTTATAGAAGAAATGTTCAAAAATGCCGGTTTTCAACCCAACAAAATTTTCTACGATGGTGTTAATGTTGATTTCAAGAAAAATACAGTACTAATACTCAGAAAAAACGAGACACTCAAGGCTTACGTAGAAAATATAGTTGATAAGACTTTTCCTGGTTCAAATTTTGACGTTGCTTTTGCTGAGGATAGATTAGATTATATAACAAAATACTTAAGTGTAATCGGGGAGTTAACTAAGACCGGAAGACAAGTAGTTTTTCCTATCGATTTTATTATAATTTTAGTTGACATATCGAATTTTGGAGCAAGTTCATCTAAAACTAGTGACACAACTAGTGCGCATAAAAACCAGTAG
- a CDS encoding WecB/TagA/CpsF family glycosyltransferase has protein sequence MDKIFFYSYPLICGKADELRKFLVQSIEEGKKMFVVTLNSQIFLKAQQIPDYDEALRNATFHLPDGAGVVWALKKHCKVKTDRVPGIDTMLYLCEEARLRKWRVYLLGAKPDVIKKATERLSAKGINIVGYHHGYFEDQTPANEIKKLKPDLLFVGMGAPRQELWIYQHMYLPFKLAMGVGGSFDVIAGVKRRAPKFFQQMRLEWFYRWITEPISRSRVPVDVMKFFFKVVLDGKNGTCKK, from the coding sequence TTGGACAAAATATTTTTTTATTCTTATCCACTGATATGTGGTAAAGCTGACGAATTACGTAAATTTCTTGTTCAATCTATCGAAGAAGGTAAGAAAATGTTTGTTGTAACCTTGAACAGTCAAATATTTCTGAAAGCTCAGCAAATACCAGACTATGATGAAGCTTTGAGAAATGCTACATTTCACCTGCCAGATGGAGCAGGGGTTGTTTGGGCTTTGAAAAAGCATTGCAAAGTAAAAACTGATAGAGTACCAGGGATCGACACAATGCTGTACCTTTGTGAAGAGGCAAGGTTGAGAAAGTGGAGAGTATATTTGTTGGGTGCTAAGCCGGATGTAATAAAAAAGGCTACGGAAAGATTATCCGCAAAAGGTATAAATATAGTTGGATACCACCACGGATACTTTGAAGATCAAACACCAGCAAATGAGATAAAAAAACTAAAACCTGATCTTCTGTTTGTTGGTATGGGGGCTCCAAGGCAAGAACTGTGGATTTATCAGCATATGTACCTACCTTTTAAACTAGCAATGGGTGTCGGGGGAAGCTTCGACGTAATAGCAGGTGTTAAAAGGCGTGCACCAAAATTCTTCCAACAGATGAGACTTGAATGGTTTTATCGATGGATTACGGAACCAATTTCTCGTTCACGTGTACCAGTCGACGTTATGAAATTCTTCTTTAAGGTGGTATTAGATGGAAAAAACGGAACTTGTAAAAAAT